The genomic region gagtaactctccCAATGGCCAAAACCCTTGCCTTAAAAAAGCATCAGTGTGCATTTGAGTTATAAATACAGAGCTCCAACAGAAACCTTTCCacataaaataatgtattaataaatatatttttttccagtggTACTTGGTAACCTTTTATAACCTTGAGATGGAAACAACTCCAATGACAAAAATGAAAGTCAATAGGAACTTCATGGAAGATAAAATCCAGGAAATGCAGCAGTTCTTGGGGCTAAAAGTGACTGGGCAACTGGACACATCTACTCTGGACATGATGCACAGACCTCAATGTGGAGTCCCCGATGTTCATAATTTCAGAGTAATGCCAGGGAGGCCAGTCTAGAAGAACCGTTTTATCACCTACAGGTATAACATCATAGCCaagtatttttctaatttccccCAGGTCTACAGGAAGCCTCCCTCAATTGTTAACACTATTCCTGTGTAAAATAGTGTCTCTAGAAGGAGGATTGTTCACTCAATGGAGTTGTTGGGCTTGTCAGTCCAGAGCAGAGTAGAAAGGCTGtaaataaaaggagaataaaGCTGAATCTATGATAAATAAGAGGCAAGAGAAAATTTTATAGACTATTTAGATGAATAAATGCAGAAGTCTGGGAGCAGGGGCAAAAAGCATGAGCTTCTACAAATGTAAATCCTTCATAATGATGACCTGTAAATCATAAATGAGTAGAAATCAAGTTAGATTCTGTTTAAGGACTAAGGTGTCCAAGGATACATATTTCTGTAGCTAATGAAGCAAGTTTTTCTCATCTAGCTTATTGATTTATGAAACGCTTCATTCTCAAATGATGTTAGCAGAAATGAAGTATTGTAATAAGACAAAATTAACACATggtttccatgtatttttttctcttttgttctgctGGTAAAGAATTAGCAATTACACTCCTGACATGAAGCCTGAGGATGTTGACTATGCCTTCCAGAAAGATTTTCAAGTATGGAGTGATGTGACCCCCTtgaaattcagaaaaattaaTGCAGGCAAGGCTGACATCATGATACAATTTGCATTTGGAGGTAGAGAACTTAGACTTACCTCATCTGTTTCATCTGGCATGACCTATAGCATGTATAGATgtactaattttctttttcttttttttcttttaataagctCATGGAGACTTCAGTTCTTTTGATGGCAGAGGGGGAATCTTAGCCCATGCTTTTGGACCTGGACCTGGTATTGGAGGAGATGCACATTTTGATGAGGCTGAAATCTGGACTAAAAGCTACAAAGGTAGGTTCCCCAAGCCCCAAAACAATAGGAAAATCCTAACAAATTCTAAGTTATATCCTGTTTTTGAAAGGCTACATTCTAAGAAAGGATTATAAGATAGGAAAACTTCTTCTGATTAAAATTTTTGccactaaataaaaatttaacacttTCAATTTCACTGTCTATAAATGGAGCATATTGGACTAGATTATTTTAAAGGTCAGTTCTAAGAATCTATGAAGATAAACTAATTTATTAGTATAAATTCAGGAACCTTAAGAACCATagtatggaaagaaaaaagccaTTATCTAGGGAATCAAATTTTGGCAGTACAATCCATAAActtgagcaaacacagatactaaTTCTGTGTATGCCAACAATCCTAGGATAGGGGTGATCATTTGCATGATTCATTGTATGCTGACAATCTCTGTGATTCGTAGTGACACATAAAGATGAAATTATATTATAGAGAATTTAGAGATCCTTATAAAGAAACACAAGTTTATAAGGTCACGTAGTCGTTTGTGATTCTGGGATAAAATTTTCAGAATGCCCAGTTGATCATTTAGCAACAATCTTGTTAAAGATCAATGTAAATACCTGTGTGTATTTACAGAGGAGCTATAATTCATCATCCATCCCAGACAGTTGGGGGATGAGGGTAACTAGTATCCCCTGTTATTTGGAGAAGTCACCATCCACCAGAAAATTCAAATCATCATATCAGAAGCCTTCCTAATCTTTCTATCAGAAATTCTAGATTATATGACTGACTCATGTGGAAAGCAAATGAAGAGAAAGTCATCAAGAACATGCTCTACTTAGCTTTCCCCCCTCTCTTGTCGATATTGCATGCATTGGATGGAGATATTTTTATAGATCAGAAAGGCTATTTGTTTTAGTCTGACACGTGGCCTAAGTTTATGAAATCCTTGATTGAGAAGTGAAGTTTTCATCCTCAAAAGACAAATGATGTAGAATTAAGTCCTTGCTGAGCCTCAAATCCTTAGTAGACATGTTAAATTTGTCTAAATTTTATCCAAGGGTATTTGGGGTTTGTAATCTCTTCATCTGACAGGAGAAACTTATTCTGGTTAGCCtcgcagaatttttaaaattctaaagaaaCTTAGGAAAGTCATTTAATACAGATCTTTACAGATAGAGAAAAGAGAATGTTAGTGGTTACCTTGTGAAAAAGCTGGGACCAGAACATTTATTTCCTAGCTCTTATCTTAGCCCAGTGTATACTTTCTACTTGCCCATGTTGccttattttaatttgtttgattctaaactttcaaaaaattaaattatctatGAAAATTCTAACTTAAAATACTCATTCTCAGCCTAATTTTGACACAGTAAATTAAATGAACAAGTCCCACCATCTTTACTGAGCTTCTATTAGGGTGTTAGGTGATGGGGGTGCTTGgatacagagatgaaaaagacaCAGTCCTTTCAGAAGCCCACAATCTAAATGGAAAGAgaacacaaacaaaaatccatTATTTTGAGATGAGAACCAATGGTGATCTTTTGTACAAAGTAGTATAGGAATTGGGAATAAGATAAATTCAGGTTTAGGCCAAATTGTAAAAGGTTTTGTTTACTCTTCCCAGTCTTATGCAGAGTGGAGAGAATCAGTGTTTGCTTCTTCTTTCTCGTTATTTGAGAGAAGCAAAAGCATCCCTGAGTTAGTTACTGGACCCGTGTGTTACAGGGAATGCTTGGAAGATTTGTGTTCCTAGACATCCCCCCAGAGAGGTGTGAACTCTTTGTTCACCTTGGGTTCTGGAGAGTATTTCAAGATCAGGCTCTGTAGCTAAGTGGTGTTTGACCCTGGGAAGTTagctctgagcttcaattttgctatagaaaaagaaagaccAAAATGAATGCATTAGATTAgaatgcagattaaaaaaaataacagtcaGGAATTTTCAAATCTTCTGAGAATTAGGAAATTTGAGAGAAAGGACACCCTCCTGTCTCTTACCTACAAAGGTGCATCCTCTGagacatatataaaaaaaaatgaacaggtaTGACTATAACttggtagtgtaaatatgtctAAATTGTAAATATAgtctctttgatttcatttagAATCATGTATAGGAAAAGGATGAGCCAAGGAATTTTTAGAGCCAAGAAATTtggatttgaatcttggctcaAACCCTAATTTGGTCAGTTAATCTTACTGATACTGTGTCCTCATCGGAAAATAGAGAACACGATGGCTTTCTTTGGGTTGTATAAGGCTTAGACATAATGTGGTGTATTTCTCAGTGACTCATAGTACCTGGAATTTAATATGGCCTtagatttgggttttttaaaggatGGTTACTAAAGACTTTTCTATATGCAGTGAAACCTGATTAAGAGTAAAAGCAGAACGGGTCATGTGGGTTGAGAATTATTTAGAAGCAATGAACCCAGCTGTGAGTTattccagaaattaaaaaaatagaacatatttCATTTGTCTGATAGTGCAGTGGTCCTTAACCAGAGGCAATTTTGCCCCAAGAGggcatttaaaaatgtgtggAGACATTTTTTTGGTTGTCAAAACTAGAAGGGGAGTGGTGCTACTTAAATTTAATGGTAAAACCAGAGATTTATAAGTATctgtaatgcacaggacagccctgacagcaaagaattatctggcctatAATGTGCCAAGGTTGAAAAAACTTGTGCATGAAGGAGGGGAAATAAGTAAAGTATTGccaaatgtttcccttttcattgTGTCAGATGTTGTGTCATTATTTTCTAGATGTCAATATATTTTGCTGTTCTTTCCCTCTTTTGATTGGTTTCCTCTTAGGCACAAACTTGCTCCTAGTTGCTGTTCATGCGCTTGGCCACTCCTTGGGTCTTGGCCATTCCAATGATCCAAAGGCCATAACGTTCCCCACCTACAGATATACTGACTACAACACATTTCACCTCTCTGCTGATGACATACATGGCTTTCAGTCTCTCTGTGGTGAGTCGAACTTCTTTACTATTTTGCCGAATAAAGATATTCATTCATGAATAATTTCATACTATCTGCATTTGGATAAAACTTTAACATCTATCTTCTCTTTGAGGGTTTGAGTCCTATAGAAACTTGGAGTAAATGAGTGAACTGTTTAGGTCCTTGGTTTTCTTATGGGTGAAGTTTAAACCCTTTCAGGAAGAGCCTTTCAGGAGAGAATAAGGTGGATTTTGTGATTCATAATCATGAAATGTCAAGCTTTATGTCATGAAATCCATTTTCTGATGCAGTTTCTGCTGGTTATTTCTTTGCTCAGGTACAATGAGAGGAGACAATCCATGGACCCTGGTTATCCCAAATTGATTACCACATACTTCCCAGGAATTGGCCCTAAAATTGATTCAGTCTTCTATTACAACAGTAAGTAGATTAGGAAACCATGAAAATACtagaaattcctttttaaaatactgaactgATTATAAAGCCTCTAAGATCAGAGAACAGggatccaaattagaaaagaaaggaCTCTTCAGTTCTCCATAGGGCCACAGAGAGAAAATCCACTATGTGTCTGGCTCAGAATAGGTGGGCTAGAAGAAAGAGTTAGGTGGAACCAATGGTGTATTTCTGCTAGGGTGGTCTATCAGACAGGGAGAATATGATTATTGCCACTTCCATGTGTCTGAGTCTCTGGAATTTCCGATCACATCAAGCTGCACAGTACATGTGAGTGAGCATATAGCAGTCAAGATTCAGGCAAGCAGGAGTCTTCTGTATGTTTTTATATCTTGAGTTCTTTACCTTCCTTTCAGTCCCTTCCACCCTTCATGGGCTCTCATGGATTGGGGCTGAGAGTGGGATGAAAGAAGCTTGAGTGTGTTTGAGTTTGTGTTTGTGAATGTCTTCAAGCAAGGTCAGCATAAGCAAAATTGCTTGGGCCAAGATATTTTGGGTTTTATTCCCACCCTCGTGTCTTGTTTACTTTCGCCATCAAGGCTTCTATGTACCCTACCTGAGCCCACTCTCCTCTCTTCCACTCTGAGTTCCCCACCTGGATTGTgacttttcaaaaacatttttattttaagagtcAGCTTTAAAGACCAAACAACCTTCTCAATAAAGTTAATGAAGATATTTATGGTGAAATGACTAGAAGTAGGAAGATATCTGGGGGCAGGATACCTAGCCAAGGGACCCAACATTTATAATCTTGAATTGGACTTTATCTAATCTAGATAACCTATAAAAACACAGATctgttatctttcttttttttaaagaaatacaagcagctaattaaactatttatttgttttcatttttaggaCACTACTATTTCTTCCAAGGATCTAACGTACTTGAATATGATGTCCTATCCCATCATATCACCAGAAGGCTGAAAAACAATACCAAGCTATGTTGTTAGGAGTGATATAATTAATGGTGTTTGTCAATTCACATCTGTTTAACAAGTACTTATTACATATTTGCTATGTGCCCAGTACCATTACATGGTGATATGTATCATAAGATAAGATAAAATCTATAGGCCATAGATAAATAATTATATAGGTAAGtgattatataaaatacataataagaGTCTTCAAATTTGAAAACCCTCATTGTCAATTTTTACTGGACTCTACTACTAAGTTTGAAAAGAGACACCTTCAAAGGCCAAAAGAATATCTTGTTTCCTAACATCCTTGAACAgagaaattataattatttctctggcttaaataaatcaagaaatgaTTAGTTTCTATAACAATTAAATGTTTCAGTAAGGGTATCATTTTAGTTATTTTGGAGTAAAAACAGACTatacttagaatttttaaaatgataattaatggaagtaatatataagtaaattatataattatggtgataatgtaattttattctattgtcagtgttgatttttctaatatcttttataatatatatattttgctcaAATCAAAACTTTGAAAGTGTTTggtttttaggaatttttttcttgaaaaacagaatgtgttttgaaaataattctggacttactcttaaataaaataagcctCTACGTTGCTGTACCAAAGGGTGAATAAGAGATAAGGCaaccagaaaaaggaaaaggttaTATTTGTTTTGGCCACTTGTCTAAGATCACCTGAATCCTTGGTCTCAAGTCCAGACAGCATTCTCCAGACTACATACAACCCCAAGGACACCTACAGTGTATGACCACAAGCCTGGagagaagaaggaatgaaatgGGAACTTTCCATTCCAGTAAAATTTTCATCACAGCTCATGTCAATTTTCTCCATGACCTTGACACACATTCTCCCTCTCTGGATTACACACATATTAAAGCTTTCACTGATAACTTATGGGTCTGTGGAATGCTTGTAGCTTTCTATGTATTTTCACACCATTGCTGATCGATATACCCAAGATCCAAGAAATGGTCAAGCCCATTTCAGCTCAAATGATCTTTTTTGACTAGTGCAATAAACTGAGATCAGGGAAAATATGAGGATCAGAAAGAATCAGAAAGATAGGGATGGAGAGTGTGGGCCTTCATAGGTTAGACCCATTCTCACATATGTGCTCCTTCAGTATAATAATACTAGAGTTGCCTTTACAAGGATTAGGGTCAAGTTGCCCTTGGAAGAAATGTTATTTCTCCACAGAAAGAGGTGGGATCTATACAGAATAAGCATTACAGAAATTGAAAGGAGTCCCCTGGAGTCTGTTGATGAATACTAAGCCGCATATACACCACCAAGGGCTATGGACTGAACAATTCCCAGCGATAACACAGGGCTTGGAGCGGTTTGAGTTCCACCCAGCAAGAGTGGCAAGATATTGAACACCTAGGGCAATCGGTAAAGTTCCCTTAATAAGAAGGCTAAATTAGTAAAGGCTACACTAAATCCACCctaaaaagcttaaaataaaactttaaaaagatcaaGGTGATCTGGAAATTACTTAATACctgccaaaattaaattaaacaatttttaaagggaaaatgaaaaatctaaGCACCTAGCAGCATAATATTCACAATGTCTAACCTGCAATAAAATGCACTGGACATGCTAAAAGGTAGCAAAATGTGACCCATAATAAGCACAACAATTAGTCAATAGAAACTGATGCAGAAATGACAAATGATGAAATTAGCAgaaaaaggacttttaaaaaaggtataaatattttcaaagatttaGTGGAAAACAGGGATATAAtacagagagaaatgaaagatatgaaaaagaagcaaatggttttagagctgaaaaatgcaaattttcatttgattcatATTCAAATCTGACATGTCATGTTCTTAGTTTCTTATTGCTTGCTCATTTTTGTGattctatcttttatttatttataccttaAATTCGTTGTTGTTATAGTCTGGATTGATAATTAAAATATCCAAACACCTTGTGGGTTTAAATCTGTTATTTGCTGTTTCTATTGACTTTCAGTCCTAGAGCTTGTTTCCTTGTGTATTACGTGAACTTTGATTGtgagctcaatttttaaaaatcttaattttcagTAATCTAGAAGGTCTAAAAAAGGCATACTTTTTTCTTAAGAATATTGGTATGTTGGCTTCTATTAGGAAGTCAGGGGATTTTTCTCATTTGGAACTACTTTGCCCATTGTCTAGGATTTGTGGCAAGAGCCTTAGATGCAGACTTTCCACCTTACAGACTGCTCGAAATTTAGTATCCTCAAGGTCCTTCTGATAAAAGCATTTGACCTTGGggaatttcctcttttttccccatttgttCTTGGCTAGCTGCTCACTCATCCTTAATCTAGCTTCAGCTCACTCTGTAtgagtgtatgtgtgcacacgcaTGTTTGTAGGGAAACTAGGAAAGCTCTGGAGATTTCCATTATCTTCTATAAGCCCAGGAAAGCATTGAAAAGTAGGTTTTAAGACTGAAGTTGTTTTACAGTGAAATGACCCTTTGGAATACATCATCTGCTATACTGCAGGAAGTGAAGGTGTGGCTTCTCTCGACTTTTTGCAAATATCTTGGAAGGCAGAGTTGT from Eubalaena glacialis isolate mEubGla1 chromosome 10, mEubGla1.1.hap2.+ XY, whole genome shotgun sequence harbors:
- the LOC133099833 gene encoding LOW QUALITY PROTEIN: macrophage metalloelastase-like (The sequence of the model RefSeq protein was modified relative to this genomic sequence to represent the inferred CDS: substituted 1 base at 1 genomic stop codon), giving the protein MKFLLLILVLQVTASGAAPLTNYSSPEENDVVFVQWYLVTFYNLEMETTPMTKMKVNRNFMEDKIQEMQQFLGLKVTGQLDTSTLDMMHRPQCGVPDVHNFRVMPGRPVXKNRFITYRISNYTPDMKPEDVDYAFQKDFQVWSDVTPLKFRKINAGKADIMIQFAFGAHGDFSSFDGRGGILAHAFGPGPGIGGDAHFDEAEIWTKSYKGTNLLLVAVHALGHSLGLGHSNDPKAITFPTYRYTDYNTFHLSADDIHGFQSLCGFESYRNLEYNERRQSMDPGYPKLITTYFPGIGPKIDSVFYYNRHYYFFQGSNVLEYDVLSHHITRRLKNNTKLCC